In Gopherus evgoodei ecotype Sinaloan lineage chromosome 7, rGopEvg1_v1.p, whole genome shotgun sequence, the sequence acatcccaccagcgccgtgccgagggaaaggcacgccgctgccgtcgccaggccagccagaactcccggaaggacgccacgaagcccgcatcctccagcaagctgttgttgaagtgccagtaggccggccccggcctctccgcactgagagaggccgtcacggtgacgaggtggtggtcagaaaaaggggccggccggacgctggaggacagggcccgtgaaaggtggaatcgtgacatgtagatgcggtccaaccgggagtggcacgaccgatgggctcctacccggacataggtgaacgtggtgacatcgtccgggtggtggtcgcgccagacgtccaccagggagtgatggttgacgatctcccggaggacgtccgcggcggcctggctctgctcggtccctgagcggtcccgctcctccaggatgatgttgaagtccccacccaggaccaggcactcacgaggatccagggagccgaggaaggcggacgcctgctgatagaacggcaaccgctccggggccgatgtcggggcatagacgttcacgaggttcaccacgagcccctccaagcggacccggaggtgcagcaggcggcccggcacagcctcggcaacccccagcacctccggccgtaggtcgggggagaacagggtagccactccagcactacgggtggaaaggtggctgaagtagaccccgtccccccactccagccgccagctggcttcggcggccggatccgtgtgggtctcctgcaggaaaatcacagagtaccccccctcccgaaggaaggagagcacctggctcctgcggaaacccaccctacagctccgggtgttcaatgaggcaaagatgatgggcgccatgaggagggctgggggggatcctcgccggcagggacgcccacggcccccagggggccgcgcagcaaaccgtgacccaccccgaaggtgagcaaggagtcacggaagccgcggacccgctggtaagtcgcggcaccctgcttcccggtcctcttgccctcccccatgagggccctcgcggcccggaggatctgatggaagtccccccagcgctggagagcaagcgccaccttgttgcgggagcccctgacgtcttccaggaactcccgcagctcctctcgcagcgcgtgggggggtggggcccctggcccctggtgacccactaGTGGGGCTTCTGGGACAACCTCGTGGCCCAtggggacgggaaggcaaggggcggacccccgacgtggcgcccgatgggccgggGCCACAAGAtccgccacagagcccggctcgacggggggcggcggagggaagagtgcagccccgagggggttgggacagcaaaacgtaaagcccgccctctgggggtcaccctccggaaaagggaaggggacagccccaggggcggcaataacagcaggggcagtggaggggacagggacggggtcaagggcaagggcggggccgagggcagggatagggacagaggtgggatccgggaccgcaggagctgaaccgtcaggagcgtgctcctcacggccaggggcGGAGATCAGAGGgtcagggagggggtccccagcgatgccgggctcaggctcggtggtaggcgcgctagccacggcatcgggagatggaacaccgtcggtggggcccccgcccgggaagggatgtgggtgctccgcaccaccgagggatatccccgcgagcccgtctcccggccgtggggcaccggccgtcgcctcaacgggcttggcggccgtcagcggggcgccaaccacggccaggcagggcggggagtccaggggtcccccggaGGCAGGAGCGGacgcagcggccaggaggagggaacacggggagaggggagctggggtgaggacggctaggtcgaggcccgctggcggagggtcatcctccccctgggtaaccggggtcagacccagggcctcgatagcctcaaatatggaggggtgctcacctcccaccaccccggggtcctccccgctggagccagaggcaataagcgccccgactggtgcagggggcgcaggcggcaatggagcaggggggaccaaatccgaggccgccacagaggggggttgcagaggagggatggtggaaccctctggtgccgccacggcgtccctggccggaactggcggacgggccgaccccgagggcacggcggaaggctcggcatccgtggccccctttctggtcttacagggggctcccgcatcaggtggtaagagcggagctcgagccttccgcttgccccgcctaccctggaccagggtccagccctccacGGCGTCGCTCATgggctgggtgtcaggggtcaggtcagagggcagggttggtgggtcgtggacctggaggggcactggtgggacagcgggaggaagggaagataccccttggggagggccctctcccacgcccggcaatacccccgccacaccctcctccacaggccccgccagagtgcaggcagcggaggcagggcccacccgctcgtctgggcatgccgagggaggtacccctgcagcccgagcgggagcagtgatggatggaggaggaggaggggcggccctgggtaccgggcggtcaggggtgccagcgatgacggggccggcaccctgccggggctcgggggtcccgggcgctcctccgagccgagccaaggggcagtccctccggacgtgccctgtcgcccggcagaggtagcaccgggcctcccccgtggaatagtgcacccggtaatgggccccctgataggggaccaggaaggacccctcgagcgcctctccgccacgtgccgccggcggcagttgaagctgcacctgccggcggaacgagaggacgtgacggagggcggggtccttgcagcccaaggggagagggctcaccactGAAAGGGGCTTCCCTAGAGTTGAGAGGACAGGCaatagggcggcattggggaggaagggggggacagaggtcagggtgatacggacccccaggtcctccagcggctccagggggacgaacacaccccccaccgccaggcccttctccaccgcctcctgggcggcggcctccgaggcaaggaagaagacgaccttgccatacatcttggaggccgccacgatggccgtgggccccaccaccctcgccaacgcccgcacgtaggtctccacgtggggcgaggcgggcaccaggaggcaacggacgccgtgcttcctggtcaaggtggggaaggggccccggccgctatagatggtagcggaggcggcagcctggggagatgacgaagcggcaggcgggggggccgccgccacctgggcgtatgccctgggggctgggggaggggcacccgcagagctggtggagggaacagcggggaggggcgccgcggccggtggtggggccgcggcagaggcaacaggctccgccatggagggcttaggtttcctagcggggccctttcccttcttcttgccttggcccttcccgccagccggagggggtcccccggaagcagagggggcgagggacgtggcggcagcagaggCCACCCCTGCACCCGCTGCTGCCGGCGCCGCAGCGAGAGTGGTGGCAGGCGGTCCGGCAGCAGTGGCAGCGGTGGAGACTGGGGGGGTcgttgagggagcagggtgggcgggggggacaggggtcgtcccaggggtcccatccgctgcgtcccccgccatgacgagtagggagggaggggaaacaccagagaaagggaggggaggggaaagaagagcaaccactcctccccgctaggctgcaggcaggggaggagggtgccaaaatgggggggggcagataaggggccaagcaaggactcgggggcggggatcagtcaccgggcacgggagggaaaaccggctcctctagccgcattaggggagggaagggatacaaaagcaattggggggtgcagtgccggAGGGAAAAACTCAAACGGGGGGCACAAGCGCACGAGAAGGGTACAGGCGCACGAGGGGGGGGCCGAACAGGgcgaaggggcagtagggaaggggctcaacaaggctgggagtggggcagagggactaaggggccggttgcggggctgaggcaggacaaacaaggctacaaagggggacgggcggggcaggcaaacaaactgaagctgggagtggatgggcaaaaggctacaaggggcaatggggcaggcaacaagggaaaaggctggggggcctgtcacagagggggaaggggtcagtttgggggggggggcggggggggtgcgtgcacccacgagcacttgtgcaggggctaaaggtttggctggctgctgctggaggcccaaacggaaaaagggcgtggctggccaggcaagcagctgagtcccagaggtggggaccgaggcagatggtaagcagtccgtgggggtggtggagggggcaacggtggtggtgggggttgggggggcacagacggaccagggggcaggctccacgccacaccccctgtgcccccacaaacacagtctacacccccaccactagagcacagtcaaagagttactcagtttctgagggccccctccacagtggtcttcagtgTCTTCCcgtgcgctcccccagcagccggtggtcctctcaggcctcacgcgcctccaggctccagcagctccccaggcaaacacagctccagcagcagcggctcctcctccaacaacctaggtggccaggcaggaaggaccccacgcaggtggtagcagccgtggtggtggcggtggtggggtcctggcttctccctccggaggtggaggagtgggggctggcccacagggcccccccacccctcgctcagcagcagcagcagcagtagtccAGGAGGGGAACACTCCagccaacagcaacagcagcagcagcccaggaagggagaaggagctccagccagcagggcagctagAGAAGGGCGGGGGAACGCTCCAGCCAGCAAGGCAGCCCAAGCAGACACAGAGCGCTCCCGGTATCaggggtgcttaccctgctcctgctcctgctccgaAGGGGTGAAAatagtccaggagagggctgtggcatgAGAAAGCAGccactgggctgattgggggaaacaGGCAGCGctgtggccacaccccaaacAAAGTGCatctggcccctataagaggctgcgAGCCAGGAGCttaaacagtctctctctctagctgtagagggagatgggcctggctgcagggagctagagacaaggtactgggagtggagcagggctgggggaaggcctaGGGAGcgctggcctggaaaccccccaggctgcagcctagtatAAGGCCAAAAAGGTACTGGGTGGTagaagaaggcagcaggtccaaacccccgttgccagtgatgagtggcatacACTGCAGTCTTCCCCTGGGaatgggggctagttggtgaTTGGCAGTAGTCCTACACAGAGGTAAGGTGGGGATAGGTGAGGTGGGGTTTCTCcagggtggggagaccctgagactgtggggttactgccagggggcagcaccccagataacagggtaccagagtccagggagggatGCGGGGGCCTAGTGGCagtgggacaccagcctgcagaggttgctccaaggctggaaatgagctaattcccaagacaccAGCAgaaggcgctgcaggggtgagtccgcatgcTTACagacacgtaaataccttgcaacaccagctacactACATCTCTTCTCTCCTCACATGTAGCAGTGTAACTCAGGAACAACTCTAATGAAATCAGTGGATTTAAACTGATATATAATTAATGACCCACAGGTGGTTCACCAGCCTGGGAAGCAGTCTGATGAGTGGCATTATGGTTCACCAGCAGCTATAAACCCAATCTGGCAAACCAGAGAAGGCATGTCAGACTGGCAGTGCCAGCAGGAATCTGAAACACATTTCTTAAGTTGAAGAAGGTACTAAGAGTCTagctggtatagctatactggcaaaggtGCTGTAGTGTAAACAAGACATGCATTAATCATGTTTTTGGGCAATTAATTTCCCTTCTTTCTTGAGAAAGAAGTGTTAGTGAGGGGGCATGATTGAAGGGCACTTGTGGGAGTGGAATGATCTGCCACTTTAGCTAccagctctgcctgcctcctgGCCCCACCATGCCCCCTGTAGGGCTAGAAGGGCCATGGGAAGAAAGGAAGATGGTAACTGATGGGCTGTGATGAGCACATCTACCAGTTGGAGGCAGCAAGATGAATAGCAGAGAGCCCAGACTTTGTATCTACTTCAGCGAGCTAGTGCAAAGGAAGGGGCTCTGCACAGCCCTCTGCAGTACAGGAGTGCTGTTGAGGTGTGGCATGGCCCATTTACCTCAGTGGGGTGTGCTCAGATGAATTAGGATGCTCCAAAGAGATGAACAGTATAACACAATAGCTCCAGGTGGTGTGAAAtgacccattcatctcaatgggagTTCCCCTCTACCTCAATTTCAGTTGTGGAATACCATTGTTCAAGGTAATCTCACTATGCATGTCAGTTTTAGAGCAACTGGGATATTAAAATATTCTTCTTATTGTGGGGGGCAAGTATCTGAGGAACATCTGAACCAAATTATTCCAAACTTGCACCATTGCCCCTGTTATGGCATACCAATATCCTAGATAATCTCAttatgcatgtggattttagagtactctgaaaattaaaaaaaatgaggagtacttgtggcactttagagactaataaatttatttgggcataagctttcatgggctaaaacacacttcatcagatgcatggagtggaaaatacagtaggaagatatatatacacacacagagaacatgaaaagatgggggttgccataccaactctaatgaacaaatcaattaaggtgggctatcatcagcaggaggaaaaaaaaacttttgtagtgataatcaggatggcccatttcaaacagttgacaagaaggtgtgagtaacagtagggggaaaagtTAGCCTGGGGAAATAGTCTTTagttgtgtaatgacccatccactcccagtctttattcaagcctaatttaatgatgtcccatttgcaaattaattccagttctgcagtttctccttggagtctttttttgaagtttctacacaaaataataaatggacacaaatcagatgtcaagaattataattaaaaaaccagtcagagaacacttgaACCTCCCTGGACACccagttacagacctaaaagttgcaattcttcaacaaaaaaaacttcacgaacagactccaatgagtactcctcgttctttttgctgctacagactaacatggctaccactctgaaacctgagtttCAAATTAATAGATGCGCATAATGCAGGGGGAGGACATGCATTGGGAACCTCTTGATCAAATGACCTAAATTTGCACCATGAATTCTACCCCAGTTCCTAAATAGCTTTTTAATTATTGCTGCCCCAAAAGGGAAGTGGGTGGTGGAAATTAACCACGATGGATCCTGACAGAGTACTATCAGGATCACAGCCATAGTTTGAGCCCCAAGTATgtggttaaaaataaaagtgtaaaatTTGGATATCACATGATTATTTTAGTAGGACTGTATCTCACTTAAATGACCTGAAAAATCTTGACAACTAAACCAACCCTGTGGCTATTTTCAAGACAAGATTTTTTTGGTGGCCCTCTTTCGCCTAATCAGCTTTCTCTTACCCTAACCTATGCTGTTGTGCTCCCAGCACTCTGTTCTTTATGTACTTGCAATGGTGGAAAGGGACAAATTTTTACACCCAGATCCAGTCTTTCAGGCCCTCAAAGTCAGCAGTTACCTTGATTTTGGGGAATTAGGAATGTAAAggataatttcatttttaaaggtgaTCTGTAAAggggctgtcaaggttccttccccactctgaactttagggtacaaatgtggggacctgcatggacacttctaagcttaattactagcttagatctggtacactgccaccatcggGAAGTCAGtatctggagcacttcctgttcccccaaaactctcccctccctgggtggccttgagggacttcaccaattccctggtgaacacagatccaaaccccttggatcttaaaacaaggagaaattaaccatccctccccctttcccccaccaatccctggtgagcccagatccaatccccttggatcttaaaacaaggaaaaatcaatcaggttcttaaaaagaaagcttttaattaaagaagaaaggtaaaaatcatctctgcaaaatcaggatggaaaatactttacagggtaatgaaattcatatagcccagaggaaccccctctagccttaggttcaaagttacagcaaacagaggtaaaatcctctcagcaaaaaagggacatttacaggttgagaaaacaaaaataggactaatccgccttgcctggctattacttacaattttgaaacatgagagactgattcagaaagatttggagagcctggattgacgtctggtcccttagtcccaagagcgaacaacacccaaaacaaagagcacaaacaaagacatccctccatcaagatttgaaagtatcttgtccccttattggtcctctggtcaggtgtcagccaggtttactgagcttcttaaccctttataggtaaaagaggcattaacccgtaactatctgtttatgacaggggcaatAACTGAGACTGTGCCTTTGTTTGATTTTCTTCTGATGTGTAAAGAAGGCATGAAGATTTGGGggcctggatgttttgtttttgtttgttttggggacgGAAGACACATTTATGTTGCCTCCTTTAATATTAAAAATCCAGGTCCCGCCTAGCCTGGTGGACTCATGCTTTGGCTTTGTCTAGACTAAAGTTGATGGTCCTGTTATAATTTGAGCTAACAGATCGTAATTGCTAATTGTGTTGATAACTGAAGTTCTCCACAAATGTTTGTTCTTAGGCACAAAGTTCTGTGGTTTGCCTGAGGCTGAGCCACCATGTCCTGATACTTTGCAAAGTCTAGATTAGCATTTACAATCACTTAACAAGCAATTGGCAATCAATTACAACAGGAGGACAAATGCTAGTCCAGACAAAGCCTATGCTAACAGGAGAACAAGTGAAATGATATCATTCACAAGACTCAAGAGACAGAAAAttgaggaaaggggaagggattttaaatcacattttgaAAAACTCTGTTGGAGCTGGAGCTTGTCCAGGAGCGCTAGGTAGGAGGCAGGGCGACCCAGGTGAGCAGGGTCTCACCGCTGCTGATCAGGTGGGGCTTCCGCAGCGCAGAAggaaccctgggctcccccatcatccaaccctaaccctggctggagcagctccctgaggctgctggaggaggggccccacccagggctgaagcaagGCCCAGGAGCTACAAAAGTTGAACAGCTCATAGGTGATTAATGCAGCCATTTACTAGCTGATCTGTGGGGACGGGGCTGCTCAGGAACTACTGATCCCTGTCTGGGGCTGAGGCTCCAGCCCTTGttgcacccatggagtcagcacctatgatgcCGAGAGAAGCACTATTCTGTCtccatagctgtgtctacactaggggatttGCCAGCATAGCAATGTTACCaagagtgtgttttgttttgtttttcccagacccctgactgacaaagcaatgccagcaaaactttatagtgtagacctgttCTAGGGTAGCGAGTGATGGATAAGGGCTGCAGGGAAAGCATGGGATAGACTTGAATCAGCAAAAGGGGATGCAACAGTCATGTGCCAGACATCTCAATCACATTTGTATATCTGCACCTGTCCTCTCATCAGAAGAacataagtgatctctctcctgccatccatctctatcctctgacaaacagaggctagggataccattctttacccatcctggctaatagctatttatggacttcaccaccatgaatttatccagttctcttttaaacactgttatagtcctagccttcacaacctcctcaggtaaggagttccacaagttgactgtgcgctgtgtgaagaagaacttccttttatttgttttaaacctgctgcccattaatttcatttggtgacccctagttcttgtattatgggaataagtaaataacttttccttatccactttctcaacatcactcatgattttatatacctctatcatatctccccttaatctcctcttttccaagctgaagagatctagcctctttaatctttcctcagatgggaccctctccaaacccctaatcattttagttgcccttttctgaaccttttctagtgctaaaatatcttttttgaggtgaggagaccacatctgtacacagtattcgagatgtgggcataccatggatttatataagggcaataatatattctcagtcttattctctatcccctttttaatgattcctaacatcctgtttgcttttttgaccgcctctgcgcactgcgtggacatcttcagaaaactatccacgatgactccacgatctttttcctgacttgttgtagctcaattagcccccatcatattgtatgtatagttggggttattttttccaatgtgcattactttacatttatccacattaaaattcatttgccattttgttgcccaatgacttagttttgtgagatctttttgaagttcttcacaatctgcatTTAGTTATCTGTCATCTATTTAGGTTCTAAACTCTTTGGGTCTGGGAGCAGTCTATAATTAGGCAGCTAAAGCATCAAGCATACTTTTGAGGCACTATATAAATTAGTAATAAAAGTGAGTCAGTAAgttaccaaaaatattttaattgcatcCTCAAGCTGTACACACACCTTGAATGGGTAATCACAAGATCATACTACTGTAACCTTCATCCTTCCTTAGACATCCCATCCCTATTGTTTGTCACTTCCACTCACTGTACCCTATTTAAAAATTTAGATAATCTTCATGGtagacatttttatttgtttggtaAATTGTCCAGCAGAGTTTTGGGTATGGACAAATTGAAAAATCAATAGGATAAGTAATAAGCTTGAATGGGGGAGAATTATATATGGAAGCCAAAGAATATAAACACAAAtaatgaaaagttaaaaaaaaacaaaactgaacatgAGGAACAGTCTCTCAGAGTAAGCTCTACAAGACTGCAGAATAAACTAGAAAAGACTATGGCAGAAGAATCTACCAAAATGAAGTTGTGGAACTCTCATTGGTTGAGGTATTTAAACTCGACTGTACAAATcactagaggggaaaaaaaatactgcaaaaaGTAAGCTTGCCGAGGGGGGAAGGACTaaatgttcaaatgtattttCCATTTCTATGAATCAAGGAGAAAGCAAGATTAGAAACTGTTAATACAGATTTTTTGACTGGTACTAACTCCCAGTGTTTAGGGtgcaaatgtaattttattaACCTAGTAAATTATGTTTCTCGCCACTGGAGACTAATTTCCTTTCAATAAAAGGTATAGCACAGGAAGAGTAACAGCAAACACAGTGCATGTTAGTGCAGTGCTGAAGACTGAATTTCTCTTGATTTGTGTTTCCAGTCTCCGCTCTGCATCACACAATTCTAGAATCACATCCTGCGTGGCTAAGGCCTGGCCTTTTACCTCAGCTGAAGAGCCAAGCACCACTCTTTCCACAGGTCTAGAATGAACTGCATGTTTAACATTTTGTACCTCAGCAGTAATTTGTCCTAAACTTTCTTCCAGGGTGCTAAGCTGCTGTTGTAAACTCCCCATGCAGGAACTGACTTGTTTAGAGTAGTTTAGATGTTCTTTTAAGGAAACTAAAAGAGGGTCTGTTTTTAATGATGCACTTGTGCCTTCTGTCTCAGTCCCAGCTTCCAACATGTTCCTCAGGGTCACAATGAGGTCACTGAGATCCTTCTGTTGTATGTAGTGGTGGGACGCCTGTTCTTTGATGGCCTCCTGTAAGCTTATCGGTCCCTTCTGTGCTTCAAGAACTAAGGCTTTTAATTCTTGCAGCCTTACTCGGTTGATATAGGTGGAACCAAGGACACCGATAATAGCTCCCAGTACAGAACCAATAATGGAccagttctttgttttttctgcTCTTGTTCTCTCTTTTTCATGGCTTTCCCTCACAgctgcagagaagagagagaatttttcccGCTCGGATTCCTCTGCACTTAAATAGGTAGTTCGGTACCTCTTCTCT encodes:
- the CCDC51 gene encoding coiled-coil domain-containing protein 51 isoform X1 produces the protein MRCNGTIFSVWYGMQYRHSFIPRSQRMNLHVVRTYCSPVPKRPETKTAMEMAMILFHRMTEVGKVFGRNSLKRISTTVKSWWDRYEEFVGLNEVRDAQGKVTEAEKVFMVARGIVREARESIEAHQIKLKEVRDRLDRVSREDTQYLELATLEHRLLQEEKRYRTTYLSAEESEREKFSLFSAAVRESHEKERTRAEKTKNWSIIGSVLGAIIGVLGSTYINRVRLQELKALVLEAQKGPISLQEAIKEQASHHYIQQKDLSDLIVTLRNMLEAGTETEGTSASLKTDPLLVSLKEHLNYSKQVSSCMGSLQQQLSTLEESLGQITAEVQNVKHAVHSRPVERVVLGSSAEVKGQALATQDVILELCDAERRLETQIKRNSVFSTALTCTVFAVTLPVLYLLLKGN